One genomic segment of Penaeus chinensis breed Huanghai No. 1 chromosome 24, ASM1920278v2, whole genome shotgun sequence includes these proteins:
- the LOC125037920 gene encoding uncharacterized protein LOC125037920, with amino-acid sequence MKLLVLALVAAVSAAPQGYNLPTPSGSSFSAGNCGDGQVRHVDGSCVTPQVNSRVFLYDVPANEGVVNRPDYIPEPKLERNIIFVRLPDGADGPEPIVVPPPQQQHVVYVLNKQSEQDQRVIEVPAPPPSNPEVFFVNYAEGENPTLPSGVDLQTALSSASQGGGQVVGGGGVGGGIGGGIGGGIGGGIGGGIGGGIGGGIGGGIGGGIGGGIGGGIGGSIGGGIGGGIGGGIGGGIGGGIGGGIGGGIGGGIGGGIGGGIGGGIGGGIGGGIGGGSGGGIGGGIGGGITGGTGGGIGVGVGGGIDGGIGGGIGGGTYNPPTNDYSPPSNIYIFALVAAVSAAPQGYNLPMPCSGGKVRHVDGRCVTPQVSNRVFLYDAPPNEVSVSPPMYVPRPKVERNIVFVRLPDAAQGPEPIVVPPPRQKHVLFVLNKQSEQRQKVIEVPAPPPPKPEVFFVNYAEGENPTLPIGVDLQTALKSASQGGGQVVGGGGKGGGGGGVGGGFGGGFGGGSGGSAGGGSYLPPALPTLYRSPYMKLLILLLVAAASAAPQGYNLPTPSGPSFNAGGCGGGQVQHVDGSCVTPQVNSRVFLYDAPPNQVSSGKPPYIPKPKLERNIVFVRLPEAGQGPEPIVVPPPRQQHVLFVLNKQSEQGQQVIEVPAPPPSNPEVFFVNYAEGENPTLPGGVDLQTALSAASQGGGQVVGGGGGGGSGGGFGGGFGGGSGGGFGGGSGGGFGGGIGGGFGGGSGGGFGGGSGGGIGGGFGGGFGGGFGGGSGGGSGGGSYSPPSPSTLYSGP; translated from the exons ATGAAACTCCTG gTTCTAGCACTCGTGGCTGCTGTGTCTGCTGCCCCACAAGGGTATAATCTACCCACGCCTTCTGGCTCGTCTTTTAGTGCTGGGAATTGTGGCGATGGACAAGTGCGGCACGTGGATGGAAGCTGCGTCACACCTCAGGTGAACAGTCGTGTGTTCCTGTATGATGTGCCGGCAAATGAAGGTGTTGTCAATCGGCCAGACTACATTCCAGAACCTAAATTGGAACGCAATATAATTTTTGTAAGACTACCTGACGGGGCAGATGGACCAGAACCCATCGTCGTACCACCGCCACAACAGCAACACGTCGTGTATGTCCTGAACAAGCAGTCAGAACAGGACCAGCGAGTGATCGAGGTTCCAGCGCCGCCGCCATCCAACCCCGAAGTGTTCTTCGTGAACTACGCAGAAGGAGAGAACCCGACTCTTCCCAGCGGAGTCGACCTCCAGACGGCGCTGAGTTCAGCTTCCCAGGGCGGCGGTCaagttgttggaggtggtggagttggaggaggaatcGGAGGTGGCATTGGAGGTGGAATTGGTGGCGGTATTGGAGGTGGTATTGGCGGTGGAATCGGAGGTGGTATCGGAGGCGGTATTGGAGGTGGTATCGGTGGCGGCATTGGAGGTGGAATCGGAGGTAGTATCGGAGGTGGTATCGGAGGTGGTATCGGAGGTGGTATCGGAGGTGGTATCGGAGGTGGTATCGGAGGTGGTATCGGAGGTGGTATCGGAGGTGGTATTGGAGGTGGTATTGGAGGTGGTATTGGAGGTGGTATCGGAGGTGGTATCGGAGGTGGTATTGGtggcggaagtggaggtggaattGGAGGAGGCATTGGCGGGGGCATTACTGGAGGAACTGGAGGCGGCATCGGAGTTGGAGTTGGCGGAGGCATCGatggaggaattggaggaggcaTCGGAGGTGGAACCTACAACCCTCCGACGAACGATTACTCCCCTCCGTCTAACATTTAT ATCTTTGCACTCGTGGCTGCCGTATCCGCTGCCCCACAGGGTTACAACCTGCCCATGCCCTGTAGCGGTGGAAAAGTGCGACACGTGGATGGCAGATGCGTCACGCCTCAAGTAAGCAACCGCGTGTTCCTGTACGACGCCCCTCCAAATGAAGTTTCCGTCAGCCCGCCAATGTACGTTCCAAGGCCTAAAGTGGAACGCAATATTGTCTTCGTGAGGCTTCCCGACGCTGCTCAAGGACCCGAACCCATCGTCGTTCCTCCTccgaggcaaaaacacgtcctgTTTGTCCTTAACAAACAGTCGGAACAGCGCCAGAAGGTGATCGAAGTTCCAGCGCCACCGCCACCCAAACCCGAGGTATTCTTTGTGAATTACGCAGAAGGAGAGAACCCAACTCTTCCCATCGGAGTCGACCTGCAGACGGCGCTGAAATCAGCTTCTCAAGGCGGAGGCCAAGTTGTGGGAGGAGGTGgcaaaggaggaggtggtggcgggGTTGGAGGAGGTTTCGGAGGCGGGTTCGGAGGCGGATCCGGGGGTAGCGCTGGGGGTGGGAGCtaccttcctcctgctcttcccacTCTTTATAGAAGTCCATA CATGAAGCTCCTG ATTTTATTATTGGTGGCTGCTGCATCTGCTGCCCCACAAGGGTACAACCTACCCACTCCTTCTGGCCCATCGTTTAACGCCGGGGGTTGTGGCGGTGGACAAGTGCAACACGTGGATGGCAGCTGCGTCACACCTCAAGTGAACAGTCGTGTGTTCTTGTATGATGCTCCACCAAATCAAGTTTCTTCTGGCAAACCCCCGTACATTCCCAAACCTAAACTGGAACGCAATATTGTTTTCGTGAGACTTCCAGAAGCTGGTCAAGGACCAGAACCCATCGTCGTTCCTCCTCCGAGGCAACAGCACGTTTTATTCGTCCTTAACAAGCAGTCGGAACAAGGTCAACAAGTGATCGAGGTGCCAGCACCACCTCCATCGAACCCCGAAGTGTTCTTCGTGAACTACGCAGAAGGAGAGAACCCAACTCTTCCTGGTGGAGTAGACCTCCAAACAGCGCTGAGTGCTGCTTCTCAAGGTGGCGGTCAAGTCGtaggaggtggtggcggtggaggttCTGGTGGCGGCttcggaggcggatttggaggtggcagtggaggtggatttggaggcggcagtggaggtggatttggaggcggcattggaggtggatttggaggcggcagtggaggtggatttggcggtggaagtggaggtggtatCGGAGGCGGGTTTGGAGGTGGattcggaggtggatttggaggcggcagtggaggtggatccGGTGGTGGAAGCTACAGTCCTCCAAGTCCCTCCACTCTATACAGtggaccataa
- the LOC125037921 gene encoding keratin, type I cytoskeletal 10-like — MKLLILLLVAAASAAPQGYNLPTPCGSGQVRHVDGSCVTPQVNSRVFLYDAPPNQVSSGKPPYIPKPKLERNIVFVRLPEAGQGPEPIVVPPPRQQHVLFVLNKQSEQGQQVIEVPAQPPADPEVFFVNYAEGENPTLPGGVDLQTALSAASQGGGQVVGGGGGGGSGGGIGGGFGGGSGGGFGGGSGGGFGGGSGGGFGGGSGGGFGGGSGGGIGGGFGGGFGGGFGGGSGGGSGGGSYSPPSPSTLYSGP, encoded by the exons ATGAAGCTCTTG ATCTTATTATTGGTGGCTGCTGCATCTGCTGCCCCACAAGGGTACAACCTACCCACTCCTTGTGGCAGTGGACAAGTGCGACACGTGGATGGCAGCTGCGTCACACCTCAAGTGAACAGTCGTGTGTTCTTGTATGATGCGCCGCCAAATCAAGTTTCTTCTGGCAAACCCCCGTACATTCCCAAACCTAAACTGGAACGTAATATTGTTTTCGTGAGACTTCCTGAAGCTGGTCAAGGACCAGAACCCATCGTCGTTCCTCCTCCGAGGCAACAACACGTTTTGTTCGTCCTTAACAAGCAGTCGGAACAAGGTCAACAAGTGATCGAGGTGCCAGCGCAACCACCAGCGGATCCTGAAGTGTTCTTCGTGAACTACGCAGAAGGAGAGAACCCAACTCTTCCTGGTGGAGTAGACCTCCAAACAGCGCTGAGTGCTGCTTCTCAAGGTGGCGGTCAAGTCGTAGGAGGTGGCGGCGGTGGAGGTTCTGGTGGCGGCatcggaggcggatttggaggtggaagtggaggtggatttggaggcggcagtggaggtggatttggaggcggcagtggaggtggatttggaggcggcagtggaggtggatttggcggtggaagtggaggtggtatCGGAGGCGGGTTTGGGGGTGGattcggaggtggatttggaggcggcagtggaggtggatccGGTGGTGGAAGCTACAGTCCTCCAAGTCCCTCCACTCTATACAGTGGAccataa
- the LOC125037922 gene encoding ATP-dependent RNA helicase A-like, which yields MKLLIILLVAAASAAPQGYNLPTPCGSGQVRHVDGSCVTPQVNSRVFLYDAPPNQVSSGKPPYIPKPKLERNIVFVRLPEAGQGPEPIVVPPPRQQHVLFVLNKQSEQGQQVIEVPAQPPADPEVFFVNYAEGENPTLPGGVDLQTALSAASQGGGQVVGGGGGGGSGGGIGGGFGGGSGSGFGGGSGGGFGGGSGGGFGGGSGGGFTYALDQY from the exons ATGAAGCTCCTG ATCATATTATTGGTGGCTGCTGCATCTGCTGCCCCACAAGGGTACAACCTACCCACTCCTTGTGGCAGTGGACAAGTGCGACACGTGGATGGCAGCTGTGTTACACCTCAAGTGAACAGTCGTGTGTTCTTGTATGATGCTCCGCCAAATCAAGTTTCTTCTGGCAAACCCCCGTACATTCCCAAACCTAAACTGGAACGCAATATTGTTTTCGTGAGACTTCCTGAAGCTGGTCAAGGACCAGAACCCATCGTCGTTCCTCCTCCGAGGCAACAACACGTTTTGTTCGTCCTTAACAAGCAGTCGGAACAAGGTCAACAAGTGATCGAGGTGCCAGCGCAGCCACCAGCGGATCCTGAAGTGTTCTTCGTGAACTACGCAGAAGGCGAGAACCCAACTCTTCCTGGTGGAGTAGACCTCCAAACAGCGCTGAGTGCTGCTTCTCAAGGTGGCGGTCAAGTCGtaggaggtggtggcggtggaggttCTGGTGGCGGcatcggaggtggatttggaggcggcagtggaagtggatttggaggcggcagtggaggtggatttggaggcggcagtggaggtggatttggaggcggcagtggaggcggattt ACCTATGCTCTGG ATCAGTACTAA
- the LOC125038101 gene encoding ATP-dependent RNA helicase A-like, producing the protein MKLLILSLVAAVSAAQQGYNLPTPCGSGQVRHVDGSCVTPQVNSRVFLYDVPPNQASSSRPAYVPKPKLERNIVFVRLPEAGQGPEPIVVPPPRQQHVLFVLNKQSEQGQQVIEVPAQPPADPEVFFVNYAEGENPTLPGGVDLQTALSAASQGGGQVVGGGGGGGSGGGIGGGFGGGIGGGFGGGIGGGFGGGSGGGFGGGSGGGF; encoded by the exons ATGAAGCTCCTG ATTTTATCGTTGGTGGCTGCTGTATCTGCTGCCCAACAAGGGTACAATCTACCCACTCCTTGTGGCAGTGGACAAGTGCGACACGTGGATGGCAGCTGCGTCACACCTCAAGTGAACAGTCGTGTGTTCTTGTATGATGTGCCGCCAAATCAAGCTTCTTCCAGTCGGCCAGCGTACGTTCCAAAACCTAAACTTGAACGTAATATTGTTTTCGTGAGACTTCCTGAAGCTGGTCAAGGACCAGAACCCATCGTCGTTCCTCCTCCGAGGCAACAACACGTTTTGTTCGTGCTTAACAAGCAGTCGGAACAAGGTCAACAAGTGATCGAGGTGCCAGCGCAACCACCAGCGGATCCTGAAGTGTTCTTCGTGAACTACGCAGAAGGAGAGAACCCAACTCTTCCGGGAGGAGTAGACCTCCAAACAGCGCTGAGTGCTGCGTCTCAAGGTGGCGGTCAAGTCGtaggaggtggtggcggtggaggttCTGGTGGCGGCatcggaggcggatttggaggtggtatcggaggtggatttggaggtggtatcggaggtggatttggaggcggcagtggaggtggattcggaggcggcagcggaggcggattt
- the LOC125038098 gene encoding glycine-rich RNA-binding protein 8-like, which yields MKLLILSLVAAVSAAPQGYNLPTPCGSGQVRHVDGSCVTPQVNSRVFLYDVPPNQASSSRPAYVPKPKLERNIVFVRLPEAGQGPEPIVVPPPRQQHVLFVLNKQSEQGQQVIEVPAQPPADPEVFFVNYAEGENPTLPGGVDLQTALSAASQGGGQVVGGGGGGGSGGGIGGGFGGGFGGGSGGGFGGGSGGGFGGGIGGGSGGGF from the exons ATGAAACTCTTG ATTTTATCGTTGGTGGCTGCTGTATCTGCTGCCCCACAAGGGTACAACCTACCCACTCCTTGTGGCAGTGGACAAGTGCGACACGTGGATGGCAGCTGCGTCACACCTCAAGTGAACAGTCGTGTGTTCTTGTATGATGTGCCGCCAAATCAAGCTTCTTCCAGTCGGCCAGCGTACGTTCCAAAACCTAAACTTGAACGTAATATTGTTTTCGTGAGACTTCCTGAAGCTGGTCAAGGACCAGAACCCATCGTCGTTCCTCCTCCGAGGCAACAACACGTTTTGTTTGTGCTTAACAAGCAGTCGGAACAAGGTCAACAAGTGATCGAGGTGCCAGCGCAACCACCAGCGGATCCTGAAGTGTTCTTCGTGAACTACGCAGAAGGAGAGAACCCAACTCTTCCGGGAGGAGTAGACCTCCAAACAGCGCTGAGTGCTGCTTCTCAAGGTGGCGGTCAAGTCGtaggaggtggtggcggtggaggttCTGGTGGCGGCatcggaggcggatttggaggtggatttggaggcggcagtggaggtggattcggaggcggcagcggaggcggatttggaggtggaattggaggcggtagtggaggtggattt
- the LOC125038100 gene encoding translation initiation factor IF-2-like, whose product MKLLILLLVAAASAAPQGYNLPTPSGPSFNAGGCGGGQVQHVDGSCVTPQVNSRVFLYDVPPNQASSSRPAYVPKPKLERNIVFVRLPEAGQGPEPIVVPPPRQQHVLFVLNKQSEQGQQVIEVPAQPPADPEVFFVNYAEGENPTLPGGVDLQTALSAASQGGGQVVGGGGGGGSGGGIGGGFGGGIGGGFGGGSGGGFGGGSGGGFGGGIGGGS is encoded by the exons ATGAAGCTCCTG ATTTTATTATTGGTGGCTGCTGCATCTGCTGCCCCACAAGGGTACAACCTACCCACTCCTTCTGGCCCATCGTTTAACGCCGGGGGTTGTGGCGGTGGACAAGTGCAACACGTGGATGGCAGCTGCGTCACACCTCAAGTGAACAGTCGTGTATTCTTGTATGATGTGCCGCCAAATCAAGCTTCTTCCAGTCGGCCAGCGTACGTTCCAAAACCTAAACTTGAACGTAATATTGTTTTCGTGAGACTTCCTGAAGCTGGTCAAGGACCAGAACCCATCGTCGTTCCTCCTCCGAGGCAACAACACGTTTTGTTCGTCCTTAACAAGCAGTCGGAACAAGGTCAACAAGTGATCGAGGTGCCAGCGCAACCACCAGCGGATCCTGAAGTGTTCTTCGTGAACTACGCAGAAGGAGAGAACCCAACTCTTCCTGGTGGAGTAGACCTCCAAACAGCGCTGAGTGCTGCTTCTCAAGGTGGCGGTCAAGTCGtaggaggtggtggcggtggaggttCTGGTGGCGGCatcggaggcggatttggaggtggtatcggaggtggatttggaggcggcagtggaggtggatttggaggcggcagcggaggcggatttggaggtggaattggaggcggtagt
- the LOC125037924 gene encoding protein prickle-like, which translates to MKLLILLLVAAASAAPQGYNLPTPSGPSFNAGGCGGGQVQHVDGSCVTPQVNSRVFLYDVPANQASSSRPAYVPKPKLERNIVFVRLPEGGQGPEPIVVPPPRQQHVLFVLNKKSEQGQQVIEVPAQPPADPEVFFVNYAEGENPTLPGGVDLQTALSAASQGGGQVVGGGGGGGSGGGIGGGFGGGYSDKVDNL; encoded by the exons ATGAAGCTCCTG ATTTTATTATTGGTGGCTGCTGCATCTGCTGCCCCACAAGGGTACAACCTACCCACTCCTTCTGGCCCATCGTTTAACGCCGGGGGTTGTGGCGGTGGACAAGTGCAACACGTGGATGGCAGCTGCGTCACACCTCAAGTGAACAGTCGTGTATTCTTGTATGATGTGCCGGCAAATCAAGCTTCTTCCAGTCGGCCAGCGTACGTTCCAAAACCTAAACTCGAGCGCAATATTGTTTTCGTGAGACTTCCTGAAGGTGGCCAAGGACCAGAACCCATCGTCGTTCCTCCTCCGAGGCAACAGCACGTTTTGTTCGTCCTTAACAAGAAGTCGGAACAAGGTCAACAAGTGATCGAGGTGCCAGCGCAACCACCAGCGGATCCTGAAGTGTTCTTCGTGAACTACGCAGAAGGAGAGAACCCAACTCTTCCTGGTGGAGTAGACCTCCAAACAGCGCTGAGTGCTGCTTCTCAAGGTGGCGGTCAAGTCGtaggaggtggtggcggtggaggttCTGGTGGCGGCatcggaggcggatttggaggtg GGTATagtgataaagttgataatttgTGA
- the LOC125038099 gene encoding translation initiation factor IF-2-like, with protein MKLLILLLVAAASAAPQGYNLPTPSGPSFNAGGCGGGQVQHVDGSCVTPQVNSRVFLYDVPPNQASSSRPTYVPKPKLERNIVFVRLPEGGQGPEPIVVPPPRQQHVLFVLNKQSEQGQQVIEVPAPPPADPEVFFVNYAEGENPTLPGGVDLQTALSAASQGGGQVVGGGGGGGSGGGIGGGFGGGFGGGSGGGFGGGSGGGFGGGSGGGF; from the exons ATGAAGCTCCTG ATTTTATTATTGGTGGCTGCTGCATCTGCTGCCCCACAGGGGTACAACCTACCCACTCCTTCTGGCCCATCGTTTAACGCCGGGGGTTGTGGCGGTGGACAAGTGCAACACGTGGATGGCAGCTGCGTCACGCCTCAAGTGAACAGTCGTGTGTTCTTGTATGATGTGCCACCAAACCAAGCTTCTTCCAGTCGGCCAACGTACGTTCCAAAACCTAAACTTGAACGTAATATTGTTTTCGTGAGACTTCCTGAAGGTGGCCAAGGACCAGAACCCATCGTCGTTCCTCCTCCGAGGCAACAGCACGTTTTGTTCGTCCTTAACAAGCAGTCGGAACAAGGTCAACAAGTGATCGAGGTGCCAGCGCCACCACCAGCGGATCCTGAAGTGTTCTTCGTGAACTACGCAGAAGGAGAGAACCCAACTCTTCCTGGTGGAGTAGACCTCCAAACCGCACTGAGTGCTGCTTCTCAAGGTGGCGGTCAAGTCGtaggaggtggtggcggtggaggttCTGGTGGCGGCatcggaggcggatttggaggtggatttggaggcggcagtggaggtggatttggaggcggcagtggaggtggatttggaggcggcagtggaggtggattt